Proteins from a single region of Lasioglossum baleicum chromosome 1, iyLasBale1, whole genome shotgun sequence:
- the LOC143213459 gene encoding putative serine hydrolase → MSAVKRNSASTESMNGQEARSVEEITIPVPWGHVSGRLWGSIDQQPIVALHGWQDNCGTFDNLIPLLPNNVSVLCLDMPGHGLSSHYPKSQYYYLYWDGIILLRRIVKHFKWNKIKLLGHSLGGSIGFLYAASFPEDVDLLISIDIVGPTLRNALKHLSQTGHIVDKFLTYESHDNESVPTYCYDDVLDIVENAYGGSVTEDSAKVLMKRGVRPSCEPGRFYFTRDPRLKIAALGIPGQLDIVLEYASRIKCAYLNIRALSGLKYDDPDTYKMTLDRIKLGSKKFEYHEVEGTHHVHLNNPENVAPIISNFLSS, encoded by the exons ATGAGTGCAGTTAAGAGAAACAGTGCTTCCACCGAGAGTATGAACGGACAAGAAGCACGTA GTGTGGAAGAGATTACAATTCCCGTGCCATGGGGTCATGTAAGCG GTCGATTATGGGGATCAATAGATCAACAACCAATAGTGGCACTGCACGGTTGGCAGGACAACTGTGGAACTTTTGATAATTTGATTCCTCTGTTACCCAACAATGTATCTGTACTTTGTCTGGATATGCCTGGGCATGGTTTGTCCTCTCACTATCCGAAAAGTCAGTACTATTATCTTTACTGGGATGGAATAATACTACTCCGTAGAATTGTAAAACACTTCAAATGGAACAAG ATAAAATTACTTGGACATTCCTTGGGAGGTTCTATAGGATTCTTATATGCTGCATCCTTTCCTGAAGACGTGGACTTGCTCATTAGTATAGACATAGTAGGTCCTACTTTAAGAAATGCTCTAAAGCATCTGAGTCAGACTGGTCATATAGTTGATAAGTTTTTAACTTATGAAAGCCACGACAATGAGTCTGTTCCAACCTATTGTTATGATGATGTACTTGATATAGTAGAGAACGCCTATGGTGGTTCTGTAACTGAAGACAGTGCAAAAGTATTAATGAAACGTGGTGTACGTCCCTCCTGTGAACCCGGGCGGTTCTACTTTACACGGGACCCACGATTGAAG ATCGCTGCATTGGGCATACCAGGACAGTTGGATATAGTGCTTGAATACGCATCCCGAATAAAGTGTGCTTATCTCAACATTCGCGCTTTGAGCGGATTGAAATACGATGATCCAGACACTTACAAAATGACCTTAGATCGAATAAAACTGGGCTCCAAAAAATTCGAATATCACGAGGTCGAAGGGACTCATCACGTTCACTTAAACAATCCCGAAAATGTTGCACCAATCATCAGCAACTTTCTAAGTTCTTAA
- the Gry gene encoding trafficking protein particle complex subunit 11 gry isoform X1 — protein sequence MFELPTELTTKPLALIGLTGLDIANPVHRSIWDAFSNNRRLENSVIQFKLLSPTHQFPRVKPKRNLYEWYKPKGILKRNWMNKYLNEIPAVVVVFYDLDWNDPQWNDKKMECASKVQTLRNALEGRNTKIAVVLIQHCTQPPPGSEDALATERATAVCGACELPPKLLYILPHGNHLLGYTSRLENALFDLAQNFYHLEYKTVKGHRDQLDKTVHQHLFVRHHFKMAFLNELKQDQNLAKKHYEQAYNNLSEIKMKDMNAMEVKTVAWFVNYKLCKILFNLNIAKEAIAQFRHHTDRFKLMTGPKELIFEHHAWMCSQFSTFAELFDEAIRQGLPALQIQHPGYYFQLAAQHASLRQTACKELCQNIHSYPDPDPLVGEDKLEFYGQRPWRPEKLSAEPTDSAKETIAIQALQYKEKLVDHSKIIIALLGNAIAQFKVYRCPRMRRVLVVQMAEEYYNSKDYGKVLTLLMHMLWEYHGERWPVIITNILKNALRAAYLSTSIQDYITLAFEVLGPSTTFSEDYKAAVYNNIINILNKKPPNPEPNLPDDVKLPALEKWETELNKVEPIVFTIDDNNMSSFVEVKARFLQPKYAVNSLVNVEVIVRNLYSGIVEFSKVLITIASPGYSSELTISNAENCNLTFNAKEMKKLLYQFEAPQTTDGSKIRITTISLYMGNHNVCCIVLRFSAAGRETNLLNRLYPEIQQLRRGEFELIQPLVTAEIKQEESSLNISAESSSPALLGEWFPIQLSVIANENLSSTLLHVSLVSDGAIEQSTELSLTMLNKQSVISIPIEDLEKNCSSNHTVYLRAHKVGDRNIHIKLEYSKSEEIKGTKELTHSLSVSKPFEVSTLFYTTLFEPMTKGFINEPFIIMPHISCVSPWPINIISTSIELGDSIANENADQSVSVLAGITLTEGETGTDSYCLIPKAGSEQPTSTGVYTIKWKRGNDENALETSSSVTLAPLWVEDAVIGLEAKLPAHGWVRTPLLISYFIKNHSDYMIKLRLIMEASDAFMFAGQKQVDIYILPKNERKVEWILRPLVAGFVQLPTLSLVVPSDEEYKVSKARISEVIERSIPSHIYILPTIQTTEE from the exons ATGTTTGAGTTACCAACAGAATTAACGACTAAGCCACTGGCCCTTATTGGTTTAACTGGTTTGGATATCGCAAATCCAGTGCATCGGTCTATCTGGGATGCATTTAGTAATAACAGAAGATTAGAAAATTCTGTGATTCAATTTAAACTGTTAAGTCCCACGCATCAGTTCCCCAGAGTCAAACCCAAG CGTAATTTATACGAATGGTACAAACCGAAAGGAATATTGAAGCGTAATTGGATGAATAAGTACCTCAATGAAATTCCAGCAGTAGTAGTTGTATTCTATGATCTAGATTGGAACGATCCACAATGGAACGATAAGAAAATGGAATGTGCTTCCAAAGTACAAACACTTAG GAATGCTTTGGAAGGTAGAAACACAAAAATAGCTGTAGTACTTATACAGCACTGTACCCAGCCTCCACCAGGTTCTGAAGATGCTTTGGCTACCGAGAGAGCTACAGCTGTTTGTGGAGCATGCGAGCTACCACCAAAATTATTGTACATTCTACCACATGGAAATCATTTATTAGGCTACACATCTag ATTGGAGAACGCATTGTTTGATCTGGcccaaaatttttatcatctcGAATATAAAACAGTCAAAGGACACAGAGATCAACTTGATAAAACTGTGCACCAACACCTATTTGTACGTCACCACTTCAAGATGGCATTCCTGAATGAACTCAAGCAAGATCAAAATTTAGCGAAGAA GCACTACGAGCAAGCGTATAATAATTTgtctgaaataaaaatgaaagacaTGAACGCGATGGAAGTTAAAACTGTTGCTTGGTTTGTCAACTACAAgttatgtaaaatattatttaatttaaatattgctaAAGAAGCCATAGCACAGTTTAGGCACCATACAGACAG ATTCAAGCTGATGACTGGTCCGAAGGAACTCATCTTTGAACATCATGCATGGATGTGCAGTCAGTTCTCTACATTTGCCGAGTTATTTGATGAAGCTATTCGACAGGGACTTCCGGCTCTTCAAATTCAACACCCTGGGTATTATTTCCAATTAGCAGCTCAGCATGCAAGCTTGAGACAAACTGCTTGTAAAGAACTATGTCAA AATATTCATAGTTATCCAGATCCAGATCCGCTGGTTGGAGAAGATAAACTGGAATTTTATGGACAACGGCCATGGCGTCCGGAAAAATTGAGTGCAGAACCTACAGACTCCGCGAAAGAAACAATTGCCATACAGGCTTTACAGTACAAAGAAAAATTAGTAGATCATTCG aaaataattattgccTTGTTAGGAAATGCAATTGCCCAATTCAAAGTGTACAGATGCCCAAGAATGAGAAGGGTACTAG TGGTACAAATGGCTGAAGAGTATTATAATTCGAAGGATTACGGAAAAGTACTCAC ATTGTTGATGCACATGTTGTGGGAATATCACGGGGAACGGTGGCCCGTCATAATTAcaaatatcttaaaaaatgcGTTGAGAGCGGCGTATCTATCCACGAGTATTCAAGACTACATCACATTAGCATTTGAAGTATTGGGGCCCTCCaccacgttctcggaagattaCAAAGCTGCAGTGTATAACAACATCATAAATATACTTAAT AAGAAACCTCCGAATCCGGAGCCGAACTTACCTGACGATGTGAAACTTCCAGCACTGGAAAAGTGGGAAACGGAGCTTAACAAAGTAGAACCAATTGTTTTCACAATAGATGACAATAACATGAGTTCGTTTGTAGAAGTTAAGGCGCGTTTTTTGCAACCAAAATATGCTGTTAATTCTTTAGTTAACGTAGAAGTTATTGTCAG GAATTTGTACAGTGGTATCGTAGAATTTTCTAAAGTATTAATAACAATTGCTAGCCCAGGATACTCGTCGGAACTTACAATTTCCAATGCTGAAAACTGTAATCTTACTTTTAACGCGAAAGAAATGAAGAAACTTCTGTATCAATTTGAAGCACCGCAAACTACCGACGGAAGCAAAATACGCATCACCACTATTTCATTATACATGGGCAACCATAACGTTTGTTGTATCGTTTTGAGATTCTCTGCTGCTGGAAGGGAAACGAATTTGTTGAATCGATTATATCCCGAGATACAGCAGTTACG CAGAGGAGAATTTGAGCTGATACAACCACTAGTCACTGCAGAAATCAAACAAGAAGAATCTAGTCTGAATATAAGCGCAGAATCCAGCAGTCCAGCACTCTTAGGAGAATGGTTTCCTATTCAATTATCTGTTATCGCCAATGAAAATTTATCATCCACATTGTTACATGTGTCGCTGGTGTCGGATGGAGCAATTGAACAATCGA CGGAATTAAGCTTGACAATGCTCAACAAACAATCGGTAATATCAATACCAATCGAAGATCTAGAAAAGAATTGCAGTTCTAATCATACGGTATACTTAAGAGCGCATAAAGTTGGCGATAGAAATATCCACATAAAG CTCGAATATTCGAAGTCTGAGGAAATAAAGGGAACTAAAGAATTGACGCATTCATTGTCTGTCTCGAAACCGTTTGAAGTATCGACACTTTTTTATACAACATTGTTTGAACCAATGACAAAAGGTTTCATTAATGAACCTTTTATAATAATGCCGCACATCTCCTGCGTCTCTCCGTGGCCTATAAACATTATCAGTACTTCTATAGAGCTA GGTGATTCCATAGCGAACGAGAATGCAGATCAATCGGTATCCGTTCTAGCCGGTATTACACTGACTGAGGGTGAAACGGGAACGGATTCGTACTGTTTGATACCAAAAGCTGGTAGTGAACAACCTACCAGTACCGGAGTATATACAATTAAGTGGAAACG CGGTAACGACGAGAATGCATTAGAAACTAGTAGCAGTGTAACTTTAGCACCGTTGTGGGTCGAAGATGCAGTGATCGGTTTGGAAGCTAAACTGCCAGCTCATGGATGGGTTCGAACTCCGCTGCTTATATCGTACTTTATAAAAAATCATTCGGATTACATGATCAAATTACGGTTAATCATGGAAGCTAGTGATGCGTTTATGTTTGCTGGACAAAAACAA GTGGACATTTATATACTTcccaaaaatgaaagaaaagttGAGTGGATTCTTCGTCCTCTTGTGGCTGGTTTTGTGCAACTTCCAACATTGTCTTTAGTCGTTCCGTCAG ACGAAGAGTATAAAGTAAGTAAAGCGCGCATTTCGGAAGTGATCGAACGATCGATACCGAGTCACATATACATTTTG CCAACAATCCAAACCACAGAAGAATGA
- the LOC143213494 gene encoding uncharacterized protein LOC143213494 yields the protein MIMTMHADDGHARKVSSEKLQHEKHTEKILTPIFRINSEESLARNRKFLKDLELAKARLRTYAAYTPTDRELEQRAAEYRRHLQKQTRRSDFS from the exons atgataatgacGATGCATGCTGATGATGGTCACGCACGCAAGGTTTCTTCGGAGAAACTGCAACACGAGAAACACACGGAAAAGATTCTGACGCCTATTTTTCGTATAAACTCGGAAGAATCCTTGGCACGTAATCGAAAATTCTTGAAG GATCTGGAACTCGCAAAAGCACGATTGAGGACTTACGCAGCTTATACTCCAACTGATCGGGAATTGGAGCAACGCGCGGCAGAATATAGAAGACACCTCCAAAAGCAAACTCGGAGGTCGGATTTTTCATAA
- the Pelo gene encoding pelota mRNA surveillance and ribosome rescue factor — translation MKLVAKVVDREGEGRVALVPENTEDMWHAYNIISEGDIVSCSTFRKVQTETSTGSSNSYRVRTTLTICVENIDFDTQACVLRLKGRNVEENKYVKMGAYHTLDVEQNRKFTITKTHWDSISLDRVDTACDPTQNADVAAVVMQEGIAHICLITSNMTIVRAKIDQIIPRKRKGNVSQHEKGLTRFYENIMQGILRHISFDIVKCVILASPGFVKDQYMDYMIEQAVKTDNKLILENKSKFLLVHSSSGFKHSLKEVLAEPAVISRISDTKAAGEVKALETFFTILQTDPCRAFYGKKHVQKANEAQAIETLLISDKLFRCQDVALRKEYVSLVESVKDCGGDVKIFSSLHVSGEQLEQVTGIAAILRFPMPELDDESDGENDSEED, via the exons ATGAAGCTCGTGGCAAAGGTTGTTGATAGAGAGGGAGAAGG GCGTGTGGCCCTTGTCCCAGAAAACACAGAAGACATGTGGCACGCGTATAATATCATTAGTGAAGGAGATATTGTTAGTTGTTCTACGTTTAG GAAAGTGCAAACGGAAACATCGACTGGTAGTTCCAATAGCTATAGAGTTAGAACTACTCTTACGATATGCGTagaaaacattgattttgatacACAAGCCTGTGTTCTAAGACTGAAGGGCAGGAATgtagaagaaaataaatatgttaAG ATGGGAGCATATCACACATTGGATgtagaacaaaatcgaaaattcaCGATCACTAAAACTCACTGGGATTCCATCTCTTTAGACAGAGTTGACACAGCATGTGATCCTACACAG AACGCAGATGTTGCAGCTGTTGTAATGCAGGAAGGCATAGCTCATATTTGCTTGATAACTTCCAACATGACGATAGTTCGTGCTAAAATAGATCAAATCATACctagaaaaagaaaaggaaatgtATCTCAACACGAAAAG gGTTTGACTCGATTTTACGAAAATATCATgcaaggaattttgagacacatcAGTTTTGATATCGTGAAATGTGTTATTCTTGCCAGTCCTGGGTTTGTAAAAGACCAATACATGGATTATATGATAGAGCAAGCTGTAAAAACGGACAACAAATTGATATTAGAAaacaaaagtaaatttttgCTTGTCCATTCTAGCTCAGGATTCAAACACTCTTTAAAAG AAGTTCTAGCCGAGCCAGCAGTTATTTCTCGAATCTCAGATACAAAAGCAGCTGGTGAAGTGAAAGCtctggaaacattttttacaataCTGCAGACTGATCCTTGCAGAGCGTTTTATGGAAAGAAGCACGTGCAGAAAGCCAACGAAGCACAAGCTATTGAAACCTTGCTTATTTCAGATAAATTATTTAG ATGTCAAGATGTTGCTCTGAGAAAAGAATACGTTTCGTTAGTGGAAAGTGTGAAAGACTGTGGTGGGGATGTAAAGATATTTTCGAGTTTACATGTATCCGGTGAAC AATTGGAACAAGTAACTGGAATAGCAGCTATACTCCGATTTCCGATGCCGGAATTAGATGACGAAAGCGACGGCGAAAACGACTCGGAGGAAGACTAA
- the Gry gene encoding trafficking protein particle complex subunit 11 gry isoform X2 gives MFELPTELTTKPLALIGLTGLDIANPVHRSIWDAFSNNRRLENSVIQFKLLSPTHQFPRVKPKRNLYEWYKPKGILKRNWMNKYLNEIPAVVVVFYDLDWNDPQWNDKKMECASKVQTLRNALEGRNTKIAVVLIQHCTQPPPGSEDALATERATAVCGACELPPKLLYILPHGNHLLGYTSRLENALFDLAQNFYHLEYKTVKGHRDQLDKTVHQHLFVRHHFKMAFLNELKQDQNLAKKHYEQAYNNLSEIKMKDMNAMEVKTVAWFVNYKLCKILFNLNIAKEAIAQFRHHTDRFKLMTGPKELIFEHHAWMCSQFSTFAELFDEAIRQGLPALQIQHPGYYFQLAAQHASLRQTACKELCQNIHSYPDPDPLVGEDKLEFYGQRPWRPEKLSAEPTDSAKETIAIQALQYKEKLVDHSKIIIALLGNAIAQFKVYRCPRMRRVLVVQMAEEYYNSKDYGKVLTLLMHMLWEYHGERWPVIITNILKNALRAAYLSTSIQDYITLAFEVLGPSTTFSEDYKAAVYNNIINILNKKPPNPEPNLPDDVKLPALEKWETELNKVEPIVFTIDDNNMSSFVEVKARFLQPKYAVNSLVNVEVIVRNLYSGIVEFSKVLITIASPGYSSELTISNAENCNLTFNAKEMKKLLYQFEAPQTTDGSKIRITTISLYMGNHNVCCIVLRFSAAGRETNLLNRLYPEIQQLRGEFELIQPLVTAEIKQEESSLNISAESSSPALLGEWFPIQLSVIANENLSSTLLHVSLVSDGAIEQSTELSLTMLNKQSVISIPIEDLEKNCSSNHTVYLRAHKVGDRNIHIKLEYSKSEEIKGTKELTHSLSVSKPFEVSTLFYTTLFEPMTKGFINEPFIIMPHISCVSPWPINIISTSIELGDSIANENADQSVSVLAGITLTEGETGTDSYCLIPKAGSEQPTSTGVYTIKWKRGNDENALETSSSVTLAPLWVEDAVIGLEAKLPAHGWVRTPLLISYFIKNHSDYMIKLRLIMEASDAFMFAGQKQVDIYILPKNERKVEWILRPLVAGFVQLPTLSLVVPSDEEYKVSKARISEVIERSIPSHIYILPTIQTTEE, from the exons ATGTTTGAGTTACCAACAGAATTAACGACTAAGCCACTGGCCCTTATTGGTTTAACTGGTTTGGATATCGCAAATCCAGTGCATCGGTCTATCTGGGATGCATTTAGTAATAACAGAAGATTAGAAAATTCTGTGATTCAATTTAAACTGTTAAGTCCCACGCATCAGTTCCCCAGAGTCAAACCCAAG CGTAATTTATACGAATGGTACAAACCGAAAGGAATATTGAAGCGTAATTGGATGAATAAGTACCTCAATGAAATTCCAGCAGTAGTAGTTGTATTCTATGATCTAGATTGGAACGATCCACAATGGAACGATAAGAAAATGGAATGTGCTTCCAAAGTACAAACACTTAG GAATGCTTTGGAAGGTAGAAACACAAAAATAGCTGTAGTACTTATACAGCACTGTACCCAGCCTCCACCAGGTTCTGAAGATGCTTTGGCTACCGAGAGAGCTACAGCTGTTTGTGGAGCATGCGAGCTACCACCAAAATTATTGTACATTCTACCACATGGAAATCATTTATTAGGCTACACATCTag ATTGGAGAACGCATTGTTTGATCTGGcccaaaatttttatcatctcGAATATAAAACAGTCAAAGGACACAGAGATCAACTTGATAAAACTGTGCACCAACACCTATTTGTACGTCACCACTTCAAGATGGCATTCCTGAATGAACTCAAGCAAGATCAAAATTTAGCGAAGAA GCACTACGAGCAAGCGTATAATAATTTgtctgaaataaaaatgaaagacaTGAACGCGATGGAAGTTAAAACTGTTGCTTGGTTTGTCAACTACAAgttatgtaaaatattatttaatttaaatattgctaAAGAAGCCATAGCACAGTTTAGGCACCATACAGACAG ATTCAAGCTGATGACTGGTCCGAAGGAACTCATCTTTGAACATCATGCATGGATGTGCAGTCAGTTCTCTACATTTGCCGAGTTATTTGATGAAGCTATTCGACAGGGACTTCCGGCTCTTCAAATTCAACACCCTGGGTATTATTTCCAATTAGCAGCTCAGCATGCAAGCTTGAGACAAACTGCTTGTAAAGAACTATGTCAA AATATTCATAGTTATCCAGATCCAGATCCGCTGGTTGGAGAAGATAAACTGGAATTTTATGGACAACGGCCATGGCGTCCGGAAAAATTGAGTGCAGAACCTACAGACTCCGCGAAAGAAACAATTGCCATACAGGCTTTACAGTACAAAGAAAAATTAGTAGATCATTCG aaaataattattgccTTGTTAGGAAATGCAATTGCCCAATTCAAAGTGTACAGATGCCCAAGAATGAGAAGGGTACTAG TGGTACAAATGGCTGAAGAGTATTATAATTCGAAGGATTACGGAAAAGTACTCAC ATTGTTGATGCACATGTTGTGGGAATATCACGGGGAACGGTGGCCCGTCATAATTAcaaatatcttaaaaaatgcGTTGAGAGCGGCGTATCTATCCACGAGTATTCAAGACTACATCACATTAGCATTTGAAGTATTGGGGCCCTCCaccacgttctcggaagattaCAAAGCTGCAGTGTATAACAACATCATAAATATACTTAAT AAGAAACCTCCGAATCCGGAGCCGAACTTACCTGACGATGTGAAACTTCCAGCACTGGAAAAGTGGGAAACGGAGCTTAACAAAGTAGAACCAATTGTTTTCACAATAGATGACAATAACATGAGTTCGTTTGTAGAAGTTAAGGCGCGTTTTTTGCAACCAAAATATGCTGTTAATTCTTTAGTTAACGTAGAAGTTATTGTCAG GAATTTGTACAGTGGTATCGTAGAATTTTCTAAAGTATTAATAACAATTGCTAGCCCAGGATACTCGTCGGAACTTACAATTTCCAATGCTGAAAACTGTAATCTTACTTTTAACGCGAAAGAAATGAAGAAACTTCTGTATCAATTTGAAGCACCGCAAACTACCGACGGAAGCAAAATACGCATCACCACTATTTCATTATACATGGGCAACCATAACGTTTGTTGTATCGTTTTGAGATTCTCTGCTGCTGGAAGGGAAACGAATTTGTTGAATCGATTATATCCCGAGATACAGCAGTTACG AGGAGAATTTGAGCTGATACAACCACTAGTCACTGCAGAAATCAAACAAGAAGAATCTAGTCTGAATATAAGCGCAGAATCCAGCAGTCCAGCACTCTTAGGAGAATGGTTTCCTATTCAATTATCTGTTATCGCCAATGAAAATTTATCATCCACATTGTTACATGTGTCGCTGGTGTCGGATGGAGCAATTGAACAATCGA CGGAATTAAGCTTGACAATGCTCAACAAACAATCGGTAATATCAATACCAATCGAAGATCTAGAAAAGAATTGCAGTTCTAATCATACGGTATACTTAAGAGCGCATAAAGTTGGCGATAGAAATATCCACATAAAG CTCGAATATTCGAAGTCTGAGGAAATAAAGGGAACTAAAGAATTGACGCATTCATTGTCTGTCTCGAAACCGTTTGAAGTATCGACACTTTTTTATACAACATTGTTTGAACCAATGACAAAAGGTTTCATTAATGAACCTTTTATAATAATGCCGCACATCTCCTGCGTCTCTCCGTGGCCTATAAACATTATCAGTACTTCTATAGAGCTA GGTGATTCCATAGCGAACGAGAATGCAGATCAATCGGTATCCGTTCTAGCCGGTATTACACTGACTGAGGGTGAAACGGGAACGGATTCGTACTGTTTGATACCAAAAGCTGGTAGTGAACAACCTACCAGTACCGGAGTATATACAATTAAGTGGAAACG CGGTAACGACGAGAATGCATTAGAAACTAGTAGCAGTGTAACTTTAGCACCGTTGTGGGTCGAAGATGCAGTGATCGGTTTGGAAGCTAAACTGCCAGCTCATGGATGGGTTCGAACTCCGCTGCTTATATCGTACTTTATAAAAAATCATTCGGATTACATGATCAAATTACGGTTAATCATGGAAGCTAGTGATGCGTTTATGTTTGCTGGACAAAAACAA GTGGACATTTATATACTTcccaaaaatgaaagaaaagttGAGTGGATTCTTCGTCCTCTTGTGGCTGGTTTTGTGCAACTTCCAACATTGTCTTTAGTCGTTCCGTCAG ACGAAGAGTATAAAGTAAGTAAAGCGCGCATTTCGGAAGTGATCGAACGATCGATACCGAGTCACATATACATTTTG CCAACAATCCAAACCACAGAAGAATGA
- the LOC143213438 gene encoding AH receptor-interacting protein-like codes for MENDDYIVKTIVHVGTKAINFVPGTKVVFHFKTTKCNSEKTVIDDSKVMQRPMELILGKNFKLEVWEVIIQKMALKEVACFRVHKSLVTAYPFVSKTLREVGKAPSEKRPHHCCGMTLQNEGIGYNDLDELIKNPQDLEFTIDLTDVILPEDYEKESWQMTEDEKLKSIPDIKEKGNALFKEKNYEEACNVYAKGIGMLEQLMLAEKPNGEEWLALNQLKIPLLLNYAQCKLMLKEYYAVIEHCTTVLKHDPDNVKALYKRGKAYIGAWDKTEATKDLRRAAELDPILGNIVEKELQAFSAVLKEKDLNDKKKLSKLFK; via the exons ATGGAAAACGATGATTATATAGTAAAGACAATTGTTCATGTGGGAACAAAAGCAATTAATTTTGTACCTGGGACTAAA gTTGTTTTCCACTTCAAAACGACAAAATGTAACTCTGAGAAAACAGTGATTGACGACAGTAAAGTTATGCAGAGGCCGATGGAGCTTATTTTAGGGAAAAATTTCAAACTGGAAGTATGGGAAGTGATTATACAAAAGATGGCATTAAAAGAAGTCGCATGCTTCAGAGTACATAAAAGC CTAGTCACAGCTTATCCTTTCGTGTCTAAGACATTGAGGGAAGTTGGAAAGGCGCCGTCAGAAAAACGTCCGCACCATTGTTGTGGTATGACTTTGCAGAATGAAGGAATAGGATACAACGATTTAGATGAACTTATTAAAAATCCTCAGGATTTAGAATTTACAATTG ACCTTACAGATGTAATACTACCAGAAGATTATGAAAAGGAATCATGGCAAATGACAGAGGATGAGAAATTGAAAAGTATACCAGACATTAAAGAGAAGGGGAACGCGTTATTCAAAGAGAAAAACTATGAGGAAGCTTGCAACGTGTATGCGAAAGGAATTGGAATGTTGGAACAACTCATGCTTGC TGAGAAACCCAATGGAGAAGAATGGTTGGCATTAAACCAGTTAAAGATTCCATTACTTTTGAATTATGCACAATGCAAATTGATGCTGAAAGAGTATTATGCAGTTATAGAACATTGCACTACAGTCCTTAAACATGATCCAG ACAATGTGAAAGCCTTGTATAAGAGAGGGAAAGCATATATAGGAGCTTGGGACAAAACAGAGGCTACCAAGGACTTACGAAGAGCCGCAGAGTTAGATCCTATATTGGGAAATATAGTTGAAAAAGAACTGCAAGCATTTTCGGCAGTTCTTAAGGAAAAAGATTTAAATGATAAGAAGAAGTTATCAAAACTATTTAAATAG